The region TCGCTCTAGTCCTCTTTCTTTTAGGTTGTTAAAGCTAACAATGGCGGCGCCGTTGCGGGCGGCATTGCGCAAGCTATGTAACATGCGCGGATGGTTAGTGCCGGGGTTTTGGCCAAACACGAAAATAGCATCGGCTTCGTCGAAGTCTTTTAGTGTGACGGTACCCTTGCCCACGCCAATGGCTTGGGTGAGTGCAACCCCGCTGGCTTCGTGGCAGAGATTGGAGCAATCAGGAAAGTTATTGGTACCAAAACTGCGGCCAAATAATTGATACAGATAGGCGGCTTCGTTGCTGGCGCGGCCTGAGGTATACAGCTCTAATTGGTCTGGATGCTCCAGCGCCTGCAAATGACGGGCGATAAGCGCAAAGGCATCTTGCCAAGAAATAGGCTGGTAATGATCCGTTTCCCGATTAAGCACCATGGGCTGCTCGAGCCGACCTTGATATTCGAGAAAGTAATCACTTTGGCGCAATAGGTGGCTGAGCGAATGTTGGGCAAAAAAAGCGGGGGTAACGCGCTTGGTGGTGGCTTCCCAGCTAATGGCCTTGGCGCCGTTTTCACAAAAGGAAAAGTGTTTGCCCGGTTCATCTCCCCAAGCACAGCCTGGGCAATCGAAGCCTTTTACCTTATTGGCCCGCAATAGGTTGCGAATATTGGCCGCGGGTTGTTTGCTGCCAAACACAAAGCGGGTGGTGGATGACAATGCGCCCCAGCCACCGGCGGGGCCTTGATACGGTTTAATTTTTTTGCTCATAACCAGACTCAACCCAGCGAATAAATGCCTAACTCAATAAAATCAGTGTAGACAGCCAGTCTTAGGTGATCTAATTGAAAGGATCGATAAGATGATTGATGTTATCTATCAATGAATCTTCAAATCATCTTTTATATTGATTAAAGGCGAGCCGGTTATGGACATTAAACAGCTGCATTATTTGTGTGCTTTGGCACAAGAGCGCCATTTTGGCCGCGCGGCACAAGCCTGCCACGTTACGCAGCCCACGCTGTCGATGCGGCTTAAACAACTGGAAACTGAGCTTGGAATGCTGCTGATCCGCCGCGGCAAACAGTTTGAAGGCTTTACACCCGAAGGTGAGCGGGTATTGGTGCAGGCACAGGTGCTATTAAGCCATTATGACAACCTTAAATTAGAAGTGGCAGCGATGAAAGGCAGCCTCACCGGTACGGTGCGCATCGGTTTAGTGCCGTTAAGCTGTATGGACTTAAGCCCGATATTAGTGCGTTTGCAGCAGCGTTATCCTCATTTGAGTTTTGAGCTCAATGATATGACCGCTGATGAGATTTTGCAGGGCTTAGCCAATAACAGCCTTGATATCGGTGGCGGCTTTTTTGAAACTGAGGTGTTGGCGCGATTAAACAGCTTGGCGCTGCCAGAGCAAGGCGTGGTGGTGGCCTTTGGCCCGGGCTGGCGTGAGCGCATTCCTGCCGCGCCTACCTTGGCAGACTTAGCCGAGTTACCTTTATGTTTACCTAAAGCGGGGATGTATTTCCGTCGTTATCTCGACACGCTGTTTGCCCAGCAAAACATTCAGTTGCAACCGGTCTTGAGCTCCAATTCTGTGTATCGCTTGATGCGCGCCGTGCACTCTAGCCTAGGATGCGCGCTGATCCCTGCTGGCAGTGTGTTGTTTGCCGAGCTGCCAGGTGTGGAAATTCGGCCTCTGGCATTACCTGCTATGGCGCGCCTTGGTGCGCTAGTGATGCGTAACGATGAGCATGCTAGCGTACTGGCCAAAGGCTTTTTTGATGTGGCCAAAGAATGCTGGCATCCCACGCCATAATCATGCGCCGTTACTGTGCTCCATAACTAGACGCCATAACTATGCGCTATGTTCTATGATTATTACTTAATCTCGTAAAGGGCGGCACCTGTCTATGTGGGCTTGTGCTTGGCTAACTGAGCATAGTGATAACAATAATGAGCATGGATATGCGACTGCAATATGATCAGGATGATTCTGAGCATGGCTTTACCAAGCTGATGGCGGTAGAAAATACTGACTGGCAGCAGTTGTGTCAGCAAGTGCGCCAAACGAGTGGCGCGTTAGGCACGTGTTTTGCGTTTTTTTCCGACCAACAACCTGCGCCGCGACGGGTGATGGGACGACGTTGGCCGTTATTACCTAAATGGACTGCTGCCGATTATCAATTTATTTGGCAGAAAAAATCTTTTTATAATGCCATTTCTGGACCAGATCTGGCTTCAAAATCTTATGTGGCCGTGCCCATAGTACGCGGCGAGCTGCACGGATTAATACTGCTTAAATACCAGACTACTGCACCCTTGCTAAACCCAGAGCAACGCATGCTGCTGGATATTTTGGCGGTGCAGGCGGCACTCTTGTGGCAGGAGAGAGGGGAGCAAGAGAGAGAACGGCAAGAACGCGACGCCCAGGCGCAAAAGGGGCAAGAGATAGGAGCGCAAGAAGGTGCCGGCCAAGAAGAAGCATTGCCAGCACGCTCACCTGTGCCAAGCCATCACCTACGAGAAGATACCTCACAGCGCTTACTCAAGCGCTTGAAAATATTATTTGATCATGCGCCTATTCCCATTAATGTCTTTAATGCCGAGGGGCGCTGCATCTTGTGGAATGAAGCTTGTGAACGCGTGTTTGGTTGGAGCCGTAATGACATAAAGCAACACCCAGCACCGCTGAATTTATTTTATCCGGATGCCAGTGATCAGCGCCAAGTGAAAGCCGCGTTTTATGGCGCTAACGATTCTGAGTTTCAGGAGTGGCGGCCTTACCATCGCAATGGTCAGCGCCTCACTATGCAGTGGGCCAATATTAAGCTGCCCTATGGCGATACCTTATGTGTGGGCCATGATATTAGCGATCAAAAAGAGATAGCGCACCAACAGCGACTAGCGGCCAATGTTTTTGAGTCTAGCTACGACGGCATTATGGTCTCAGATGCTGAGCATTGTATTACTCATATCAACCCCGCCTTCACGCGCATTACTGGCTACAGCTTAGAAGAAGTAAAAGGCCGCTATCCTGCTTTTCTTAAGCATTTGTCGGTAGACCGAGAGCTCTACCATGAATTATGTGAGCATCTTAAAACCGCCGATCACTGGCAAGGTGAGCTCACCAGCTTGAGAAAAAATGGTGAAAGCTATTCGCTGTTATTAGCGGTGACTGTGGTGAAGGATGAAGCGGATAACGTACTTAGCTATGTGGCCGTATTCACTGATATTACTTATTTGAAGCTGCATGAGGCTCAATTACGGCATCAGGCTTTTCACGATGCCTTAACTGGGGTGCCCAATCGACTGTTATTTGGTGAGCTGCTAGAGCGCGCCATTAGCACAGCTGAGCGTAATGAAGGGCAGCTGGCGGTCTGTTACTTGGATCTCGATGGCTTTAAGGCGGTGAATGATAATTTAGGCCATGCGGCGGGCGATAAGTTATTGATTGAAGTGAGTCGTCGGCTCGGCTTAATCACGCGCAGCTGTGATGCCATGTCGCGTTTAGGCGGCGATGAGTTTGCCTTGTTATTTACGGCTCTTCATTCCAGCTTAGAGTGCGATGAAATACTGAATCGGGTACAAAAAATAATCAGCCAACCGTTTGATCTTGATGAAGACATTGTGAATATCTCTGCCAGTATCGGTGTGGCCCTGTATCCACAAGATGCTCATGAGGCGGAGTTATTGCTGCGCTTCGCGGATCAAGCCATGTATCAGGCTAAAAAGCAGGGTAAAAACGCCTATGTGTTCTTTGATGCCATCGTGCATCAGCAAGAGCAAAGCCAACACC is a window of Oceanisphaera sp. IT1-181 DNA encoding:
- a CDS encoding EAL domain-containing protein translates to MSMDMRLQYDQDDSEHGFTKLMAVENTDWQQLCQQVRQTSGALGTCFAFFSDQQPAPRRVMGRRWPLLPKWTAADYQFIWQKKSFYNAISGPDLASKSYVAVPIVRGELHGLILLKYQTTAPLLNPEQRMLLDILAVQAALLWQERGEQERERQERDAQAQKGQEIGAQEGAGQEEALPARSPVPSHHLREDTSQRLLKRLKILFDHAPIPINVFNAEGRCILWNEACERVFGWSRNDIKQHPAPLNLFYPDASDQRQVKAAFYGANDSEFQEWRPYHRNGQRLTMQWANIKLPYGDTLCVGHDISDQKEIAHQQRLAANVFESSYDGIMVSDAEHCITHINPAFTRITGYSLEEVKGRYPAFLKHLSVDRELYHELCEHLKTADHWQGELTSLRKNGESYSLLLAVTVVKDEADNVLSYVAVFTDITYLKLHEAQLRHQAFHDALTGVPNRLLFGELLERAISTAERNEGQLAVCYLDLDGFKAVNDNLGHAAGDKLLIEVSRRLGLITRSCDAMSRLGGDEFALLFTALHSSLECDEILNRVQKIISQPFDLDEDIVNISASIGVALYPQDAHEAELLLRFADQAMYQAKKQGKNAYVFFDAIVHQQEQSQHQHFSQVRAGFRGDEFLLYYQPAVDLHTQSVVKLEALLRWQHPERGLLMPADFLPVIMNSPLELELGLWVIEEVLKQMSAWREQGLVFKISVNVGAGQLMHPDFTEQLSELLARYPSSLASSLELEFQESAVLADINAAVAVLQRCRGLGISMSLDNFGTGYASLNHLNQLPVDTIKIDRSFIRDLLSNAHDLSMVTSVIQLATTLKLNVMADGVERAEQGVRLQQLGCAQVQGYGISQPLPPAHIDGWLKNWANKKR
- a CDS encoding LysR family transcriptional regulator; this encodes MDIKQLHYLCALAQERHFGRAAQACHVTQPTLSMRLKQLETELGMLLIRRGKQFEGFTPEGERVLVQAQVLLSHYDNLKLEVAAMKGSLTGTVRIGLVPLSCMDLSPILVRLQQRYPHLSFELNDMTADEILQGLANNSLDIGGGFFETEVLARLNSLALPEQGVVVAFGPGWRERIPAAPTLADLAELPLCLPKAGMYFRRYLDTLFAQQNIQLQPVLSSNSVYRLMRAVHSSLGCALIPAGSVLFAELPGVEIRPLALPAMARLGALVMRNDEHASVLAKGFFDVAKECWHPTP